In the Flavisolibacter tropicus genome, one interval contains:
- a CDS encoding T9SS type A sorting domain-containing protein: MSRNPVVKDGIVSVTVPDVSSKPALTVFNVNGNAVRQTNVKANVTKLSVAGLASGVFYLT; encoded by the coding sequence TTGTCACGCAATCCGGTTGTAAAAGATGGTATTGTTTCAGTTACAGTTCCTGATGTAAGCAGTAAACCAGCGTTAACGGTTTTCAATGTAAATGGAAACGCGGTTAGACAGACTAACGTTAAGGCTAATGTCACTAAGTTGTCTGTGGCTGGTTTAGCATCAGGTGTATTTTATTTAACCTAA
- a CDS encoding glycoside hydrolase family 2 protein, producing the protein MLHKKSHLLISLLFLTLGLYAQNRYELNSGWYCTNIKNVKEKGEVISSSRNKLTDWLPATVPGTVLTTLLNNKQVADPFYGMNNKYIPDIYFTGNDHYTYWFVKDFKEKAASGEQVWLQLRGVNYKYDLFLNGKKLNENVHEGMLMRAQFNITNYLAKDGNNRLAVLVLPPDVPGNPNGGQGGDGTIAKNLTTQYTAGWDWIQPMRDRNTGIWDKVFIEKTNAVNINNPYIVTLVPGVRKPDDVKQTPATIKLSAELTNASNQSVNGVLQYQLANKTISKAVTLAPNKTTTVKLPDFVLENPKLWWPNGYGEQNLYNIKLQFLSGQKISDEETIQFGVRQITNQWNAHTGSMQAFVNGQKVFIKGGNWIISDAMLRFSEQRYNAEIRFHRDMNLNLIRIWGGAITERPEFYKACDKYGLLVFQDFWFSGDCNGRWLDPMKKEDQWTRRKYPDDHQLALQTATDQIKLIRNHPSLAFWCGGNEITPPDDILIPLRDSLLPTLDGTRYFFDYSNSDSMSLNTIGGNGDGPYSVQDTKTFWSRKTFPYNSEVGSVGVGDYASLQRFIPAQNLVPPKYPSHADSVWEYHKYISYEHYVDQYGAAKDAKDFAMKAQLVNYNQYRALMEGFSSHMWDWYTGSIIWKTQNPWTALRGQMYDYYLDVNACLYGLRKGSESLHVMMNPSDSMVMLVNNGFDIRRNLMLEVKTYDMLTGKDSLYSLLFNEVGASMSKKVFPISGFLKGLNNKEGVFVSLKLFSEQKQLLSENLYWLPGVDGNYTALQQMKKTKLTVSAKRINGSHVSLTVTNDKANPIAFFNRIALINKQSGQRVLPAFFSDNYLSVLPGETKTITIDFTEKDNKGEKQVQVYGWNVDEQLVDIKE; encoded by the coding sequence ATGTTACATAAGAAGAGTCATTTACTTATCAGCCTGTTGTTCCTAACGCTAGGTTTGTATGCGCAGAACCGCTACGAACTTAATAGTGGTTGGTATTGCACGAATATTAAGAATGTAAAAGAAAAAGGGGAAGTCATTTCATCTAGCCGTAATAAACTTACGGACTGGTTACCGGCAACAGTACCGGGCACAGTACTTACTACATTACTCAACAACAAGCAGGTTGCCGATCCCTTTTATGGAATGAACAATAAATACATTCCAGATATTTACTTCACCGGCAATGATCATTACACTTATTGGTTTGTAAAAGATTTCAAGGAGAAGGCTGCCTCTGGTGAACAGGTTTGGTTGCAACTGAGAGGGGTAAACTATAAGTATGATCTATTTCTCAACGGCAAAAAGTTAAATGAGAACGTGCATGAAGGCATGTTGATGAGGGCTCAATTCAATATCACGAACTATTTAGCCAAGGATGGCAATAATCGATTAGCCGTTTTAGTATTGCCGCCCGATGTGCCAGGAAACCCGAACGGAGGACAAGGGGGCGATGGAACCATAGCTAAAAATTTGACTACACAGTACACAGCTGGTTGGGATTGGATTCAGCCGATGCGTGACCGCAATACCGGCATTTGGGATAAAGTATTTATTGAAAAAACAAATGCGGTAAACATCAACAATCCGTACATCGTAACACTGGTACCAGGTGTGCGTAAGCCTGATGACGTAAAACAAACTCCTGCCACCATAAAGCTAAGTGCTGAATTGACCAATGCCAGTAACCAATCGGTTAATGGAGTATTGCAATATCAATTGGCTAACAAAACGATCAGCAAAGCCGTTACACTGGCACCTAATAAAACGACAACCGTTAAGCTTCCTGATTTTGTATTAGAAAACCCCAAACTCTGGTGGCCCAATGGATATGGTGAACAGAACTTATACAATATCAAATTGCAGTTTTTGTCGGGCCAAAAAATATCTGATGAAGAAACGATTCAATTTGGTGTAAGGCAAATAACCAATCAGTGGAATGCGCACACTGGTAGCATGCAGGCTTTTGTTAACGGGCAAAAAGTTTTTATTAAAGGTGGCAACTGGATCATTTCGGATGCCATGCTTCGTTTTAGTGAACAACGTTATAATGCAGAGATCCGGTTTCACCGGGATATGAATTTGAATCTAATCCGCATCTGGGGTGGTGCGATCACTGAACGTCCAGAATTTTACAAAGCCTGTGATAAATATGGTTTATTGGTATTCCAGGATTTCTGGTTTAGTGGCGATTGTAATGGACGATGGCTGGATCCTATGAAAAAAGAAGATCAGTGGACAAGAAGAAAGTACCCTGATGATCATCAGCTGGCCCTGCAAACAGCGACAGACCAAATCAAGTTGATCCGTAATCATCCCTCACTGGCGTTTTGGTGCGGTGGCAATGAGATTACACCACCCGATGATATATTAATTCCGTTGAGAGACTCATTGTTGCCAACATTAGATGGTACCCGTTATTTCTTTGACTATTCTAACAGTGACAGCATGTCGCTGAACACAATCGGTGGCAATGGCGATGGACCTTATTCTGTCCAGGATACTAAAACATTCTGGAGCCGCAAAACCTTCCCTTACAATTCGGAGGTGGGCTCAGTAGGAGTGGGAGACTATGCTTCTTTGCAACGCTTTATTCCTGCGCAAAACTTAGTGCCGCCCAAATATCCATCCCATGCCGATTCGGTTTGGGAGTATCATAAATACATTTCTTACGAGCACTATGTTGATCAATACGGCGCGGCAAAAGATGCTAAAGACTTTGCCATGAAGGCGCAGTTGGTCAATTACAATCAATACCGTGCCCTGATGGAAGGTTTTTCATCTCATATGTGGGATTGGTATACTGGCAGTATAATTTGGAAAACACAGAATCCCTGGACAGCACTGCGTGGACAGATGTATGATTATTATTTGGATGTAAATGCCTGTTTGTATGGATTGAGAAAGGGCAGCGAATCCTTACATGTTATGATGAACCCTTCTGACAGTATGGTGATGCTGGTGAATAATGGATTTGATATAAGACGCAATTTGATGCTGGAGGTTAAAACATATGATATGTTGACCGGAAAGGACAGCTTGTACTCTTTACTATTTAACGAGGTGGGAGCCAGTATGAGCAAAAAGGTATTTCCGATCAGTGGTTTTTTAAAAGGGTTAAATAACAAAGAAGGCGTGTTTGTATCACTAAAACTATTCTCTGAACAAAAACAATTGCTTAGTGAAAATTTATATTGGCTGCCGGGCGTAGATGGTAATTACACGGCCTTACAGCAAATGAAAAAAACGAAGTTGACTGTATCTGCAAAAAGGATAAATGGAAGCCATGTCAGTCTGACGGTGACAAATGACAAAGCCAATCCTATTGCATTTTTTAACCGAATTGCTTTGATCAATAAACAATCAGGGCAGCGAGTTCTTCCTGCATTTTTTTCTGACAATTATCTGAGTGTGTTGCCTGGTGAAACAAAGACCATAACAATTGATTTTACTGAAAAAGATAACAAGGGCGAAAAGCAAGTCCAGGTTTATGGGTGGAACGTTGATGAGCAATTGGTTGATATAAAAGAGTAA